The Mycobacteriales bacterium genome contains the following window.
TGGCCATCGCCACGTCGTACGACGGGAACTCGACGATCGCCAGATAAGTGTTGGGCCGGTCACGGTCGGCCGTGAACACCGACATGGTGGCCGGCAGCGGGTCGCCGGCAGCCTTGCGCTCCTCCTGCATCCGGTCGACGAGAGCCCTCACCTCGTCGATCTTCTTGGTCGTCATCTCGATGATCTGGACGAAGGCGGCCATGGTGCCCCCCACTGGTCGTGCGCCGACGGCGCTCGTGACCCGCCCCACGGTGGACCTGTGCCGGCACGGGCGCAAGACCGCAGACAGATACGGAACCAGCGCGCAGTCGACGGATCCGGCGGCCCAGTCGACCGGCCCGGCAGCTCAGCCGGCCGGCCCGGCAGCGCGCACCTGGTCGACGGCTACCAGCGCGTCGCGCAGCTTGTCGATCCACTCGCCCTCGTGGCGCCCGACGAGACGCACGCACCAGCCGAGCGCGTCGGCACGTGACCGCGCGACCCCGGCGGCGACCAACGTGTCGAGGACCCGCCGCTCCGGCTGGCGCAGCCGAGTCATCATCGGCACGGACAGGCTGGTGAACACCTGCCGCGTCTCGCCGCACTCGGCGCCCCAGGCGACCTTGCGGCCGAACTTGTGCTCGGCCTCGCGGGCGACCTGCATGCGCTCGGCCCGGGTGTCCTCCCGGAACCGCTGGATGCGGCCGGCCTCGGCCGCCCGCTCGGACGCTGCGTCCCCGGACTCGTCGGGCGCGCGGATGCGACCCACGACGACGATCTCCTCACGGTCGACGGTGATCTCGGGCGCACCGTCGTACCAGCCCTCGGGCAATCGCCCGCGGATCCAACCACTGATCTCATCCATGCAGTTATTACATGCTTACATCCATGCACCGTCAAGGATGCAGACGAGCGCATTCGGGCTGGGTCCTTGTCTGCGTCACACTGACCCGCGTGGTTCGAGAGAGCCGGCCCTCACTGACTGCGCGCTGGGTCGCCGCCCAACGGGCGCGACTACACGAAAGCCGGCCTTTCCTCCCCGACGGTGAACCGGAGGCGGAGCGCAGCCTCTACCTCCAACTCGGCCGCGCCTTCTCGCTGCCCGGCTTACGTCCGACCGGGATGGGGCTGCGGACCCGGTTCATCGACGAAGAGGTGTTGCGCGCCATCAGTGATGGCATTGATCAGATTGTGCTTGTCGGTGCCGGTTATGACGCACGAGCGTTGCGTTTTCGCCAGCCCGGAGTGCGTTGGTTCGAGGTAGATCACCCGGCGACGCAGCCGGACAAACGGCAACGGATGCAGCGGGTCGGTGACGACCTCGGGCACGTCACATTCGTGCCTGTGAACCTGCTCGTCGACGACATCAGGGCGCACTTGGATGCTGCGGGGCTCGCGGTCGCCCGACCAAGCTTGTTCATCTGCGAGGGGCTCTTCACTTACCTGCCGAACGAGGCGGTCAGCGCGCTGTGCCGGCAATTGTTCGAGCTTTCGGCGCAGCGCAGCACCTTGGTGGCGAGCATCCTCGTGGTCCCGCCACGACGCGGCCGCCTGGCTCCGCAGAGCGCCGCCGACGCCCTGCTCGCACTCCTGGGCGAACGACGTCTTGGAATCTTTCATCCCGGGACGGCAGAACAGCTACTGCGCCAAGCCGGGTGGGGGCTGCAACGCCGGGCCGCCACGCGGCCGGCACGCTTCGGTGGTAGCCAGCTAGCGGTCATCGCCGCGCAACCTGCCTAGGCAGCCCTCCGCTTCGTCGACAACTCTGGCATGCGCCTGCTCACGGGGTCAGAGAGCCGACTCCCGGGCGTCCGCGCCTACGACGGCGACCATCGTTCCGGCCGTAGCGTGGACGCATGACGAGTCGTCGATGGCGAGACGTACGACGTCGTCT
Protein-coding sequences here:
- a CDS encoding SAM-dependent methyltransferase, which produces MVRESRPSLTARWVAAQRARLHESRPFLPDGEPEAERSLYLQLGRAFSLPGLRPTGMGLRTRFIDEEVLRAISDGIDQIVLVGAGYDARALRFRQPGVRWFEVDHPATQPDKRQRMQRVGDDLGHVTFVPVNLLVDDIRAHLDAAGLAVARPSLFICEGLFTYLPNEAVSALCRQLFELSAQRSTLVASILVVPPRRGRLAPQSAADALLALLGERRLGIFHPGTAEQLLRQAGWGLQRRAATRPARFGGSQLAVIAAQPA